Proteins encoded within one genomic window of Anastrepha ludens isolate Willacy chromosome 4, idAnaLude1.1, whole genome shotgun sequence:
- the LOC128860056 gene encoding DCN1-like protein 5 isoform X1 — protein MESWCHRHAISLWLLVIILRVEVLKLLELRTIHSAVMKLKIPKISITNRRHIKAEDCFSQKRCADWFCKYTNPDEPDTLGPDGMEKFCDDIGVEPENVVMLVLAYKMGATQMGFFSRCEWLKGLTELECDSAAKMQSKLDYLKSILNDPNVFKSVYRYAYDFAKDSDQRSMDINTAKAMLHLLLGKHWPLYPHFAQFLDQSKYKVINKDQWCNILEFSRTINNDLTNYDIDGAWPVMLDEFVEWLRLQRTCTSTAIS, from the exons ATGGAGTCTTGGTGTCATAGACATGCAATTTCGCTGTGGCTGTTAGTCATAATTTTGCGAGTAGAAGTGTTGAAGCTATTGGAGCTACGTACTATACATAGTGCAGTAATGAAGTTGAAGATACCCAAGATCAGTATAACCAACAG ACGCCACATCAAGGCTGAAGATTGTTTCAGCCAAAAGCGTTGTGCCGATTGGTTTTGCAAATACACAAATCCCGATGAACCGGACACACTAG GTCCTGATGGCATGGAGAAATTCTGCGATGATATTGGCGTTGAGCCGGAAAATGTTGTGATGCTTGTGTTAGCCTACAAAATGGGCGCCACACAAATGGGCTTCTTTAGTCGTTGTGAATGGTTAAAAGGCCTCACCGAATTGGAATGTGATTCTGCTGCAAAAATGCAATCTAAATTAGactatttaaaaagtatactCAACGATCCAAATGTCTTCAAAAGCGTATACAGATATGCGTACGATTTTGCCAAG GATTCCGATCAGCGCAGCATGGATATAAATACAGCAAAAGCAATGCTACATTTGCTGCTCGGCAAACATTGGCCACTCTACCCGCATTTCGCGCAATTCCTCGATCAATCAAAGTACAAAGTTATTAACAAGGATCAGTGGTGTAACATACTTGAGTTCTCGCGCACAATCAACAACGATTTGACGAACTACGATATTGATGGAGCAT GGCCTGTTATGTTAGATGAATTTGTGGAATGGTTACGACTGCAACGCACATGCACGAGTACTGCAATAAGCTga
- the LOC128860056 gene encoding DCN1-like protein 4 isoform X3 has product MEKRHIKAEDCFSQKRCADWFCKYTNPDEPDTLGPDGMEKFCDDIGVEPENVVMLVLAYKMGATQMGFFSRCEWLKGLTELECDSAAKMQSKLDYLKSILNDPNVFKSVYRYAYDFAKDSDQRSMDINTAKAMLHLLLGKHWPLYPHFAQFLDQSKYKVINKDQWCNILEFSRTINNDLTNYDIDGAWPVMLDEFVEWLRLQRTCTSTAIS; this is encoded by the exons ATGGAAAA ACGCCACATCAAGGCTGAAGATTGTTTCAGCCAAAAGCGTTGTGCCGATTGGTTTTGCAAATACACAAATCCCGATGAACCGGACACACTAG GTCCTGATGGCATGGAGAAATTCTGCGATGATATTGGCGTTGAGCCGGAAAATGTTGTGATGCTTGTGTTAGCCTACAAAATGGGCGCCACACAAATGGGCTTCTTTAGTCGTTGTGAATGGTTAAAAGGCCTCACCGAATTGGAATGTGATTCTGCTGCAAAAATGCAATCTAAATTAGactatttaaaaagtatactCAACGATCCAAATGTCTTCAAAAGCGTATACAGATATGCGTACGATTTTGCCAAG GATTCCGATCAGCGCAGCATGGATATAAATACAGCAAAAGCAATGCTACATTTGCTGCTCGGCAAACATTGGCCACTCTACCCGCATTTCGCGCAATTCCTCGATCAATCAAAGTACAAAGTTATTAACAAGGATCAGTGGTGTAACATACTTGAGTTCTCGCGCACAATCAACAACGATTTGACGAACTACGATATTGATGGAGCAT GGCCTGTTATGTTAGATGAATTTGTGGAATGGTTACGACTGCAACGCACATGCACGAGTACTGCAATAAGCTga
- the LOC128860055 gene encoding RNA-binding protein Rsf1 — protein MGDQRGTRVYVGNLTDKVKKDDLEGEFTKYGKLNSVWIAFNPPGFAFVEFEHRDDAEKACDVLNGTELLGSQLRVEISKGRPRQGRRGMGDRGRRDFGRRSNSGGGGGGYRQRGSGSGGGRYHDRGYSGGGGRQGGGYSSRDGGSSGFNRRDVYGSSSGGRDSGRSFGGSGGYGSGSGGRSGGSSQGGGRFRSRSPVGHRF, from the coding sequence atggGTGATCAACGAGGCACACGCGTCTATGTCGGTAATTTAACCGATAAAGTGAAGAAGGACGACTTGGAAGGAGAATTCACCAAATATGGCAAGTTAAATTCAGTTTGGATTGCTTTTAATCCACCAGGCTTCGCTTTTGTGGAATTTGAACATCGTGATGACGCCGAAAAGGCCTGTGACGTGCTCAATGGTACAGAATTGTTGGGCTCACAGCTACGTGTGGAAATCTCCAAAGGCCGGCCACGTCAAGGCCGTCGTGGTATGGGCGACCGTGGCCGACGTGACTTCGGACGTCGTAGCAATAGTGGAGGCGGTGGCGGCGGTTATCGCCAACGTGGCTCTGGTAGTGGTGGTGGACGTTACCACGATCGCGGTTATTCCGGCGGTGGTGGCCGCCAAGGTGGCGGTTACAGCAGCCGTGATGGCGGCAGTAGTGGCTTCAATCGACGCGACGTCTACGGTAGCAGCAGCGGAGGACGCGATAGTGGACGCTCGTTCGGCGGTAGTGGTGGATACGGTAGCGGAAGTGGCGGTCGCAGTGGTGGCAGCAGCCAAGGTGGAGGACGTTTCAGATCGCGTTCACCAGTCGGTCATCGCTTCTAA
- the LOC128860058 gene encoding protein FRG1 homolog — MSAYDNVRVGKLVLKGEKPKKSKKHKRDKEHKDKDKAKKRRTEIDEDALRHGGWWLAKSTPEISGAIAIEFGERFYLKALDNGLFTLGPPHNEGDGPEPEEIFTAFPINDTKISIKSGYGKYLKIEKDGMVTGRSEAVGSMEQWEPIFQDGRMALLSELGFFMSIDPEDDACVALRKKVTEHEICKIRCNAQREAEEDEEPKEEKGDLSQVEKNYVKKFQKFQDKKLRINKNDVKELEVAKEHGTLHEALLDRRSKMKADRYCK; from the exons ATGTCGGCATATGATAACGTGAGGGTAGGAAAATTAGTGCTAAAGGGTGAAAAACCGAA aaaatcaaagaagcACAAACGGGACAAAGAACATAAGGATAAAGACAAGGCGAAGAAACGTCGAACCGAAATAGATGAAGATGCACTACGACATGGTGGATGGTGGTTGGCAAAGAGTACACCTGAAATAAGTGGTGCAATTGCTATAGAATTTGGGGAACGCTTCTATTTGAAAGCGCTGGATAATGGTCTGTTCACACTAGGTCCACCACACAACGAAGGCGACGGTCCGGAACCCGAAGAAATATTCACAGCTTTCCCTATAAATGACACAAAGATATCAATTAAATCTGGctatggaaaatatttgaaaatcgaAAAGGATGGGATGGTTACAGGACGTTCAGAAGCTGTTGGTAGCATGGAGCAATGGGAACCCATTTTTCAG GATGGTAGAATGGCCCTTCTTTCTGAATTGGGATTTTTCATGTCCATCGATCCAGAAGATGATGCTTGCGTAGCACTGCGAAAGAAAGTGACTGAGcatgaaatttgtaaaatacgATGCAATGCGCAGCGCGAAGCCGAAGAGGATGAAGAACCAAAGGAAGAAAAGGGTGATCTGTCACAAGTAGAAAAGAATTATGT caaaaagtttcagaaatTCCAGGACAAGAAATTACGTATCAACAAAAATGACGTCAAAGAACTTGAAGTAGCAAAGGAGCATGGTACTTTACATGAAGCTTTATTGGATCGACGTAGCAAAATGAAAGCGGATAGatattgcaaataa
- the LOC128860056 gene encoding DCN1-like protein 5 isoform X2, producing MPRGKRRSNHDMGGEEERANSKRPRGGYATTQHTSRRHIKAEDCFSQKRCADWFCKYTNPDEPDTLGPDGMEKFCDDIGVEPENVVMLVLAYKMGATQMGFFSRCEWLKGLTELECDSAAKMQSKLDYLKSILNDPNVFKSVYRYAYDFAKDSDQRSMDINTAKAMLHLLLGKHWPLYPHFAQFLDQSKYKVINKDQWCNILEFSRTINNDLTNYDIDGAWPVMLDEFVEWLRLQRTCTSTAIS from the exons ATGCCCCGCGGTAAACGACGTTCGAATCACGATATGGGGGGCGAAGAGGAACGTGCAAATTCCAAGCGACCACGCGGTGGATATGCGACAACACAACATACTAGcag ACGCCACATCAAGGCTGAAGATTGTTTCAGCCAAAAGCGTTGTGCCGATTGGTTTTGCAAATACACAAATCCCGATGAACCGGACACACTAG GTCCTGATGGCATGGAGAAATTCTGCGATGATATTGGCGTTGAGCCGGAAAATGTTGTGATGCTTGTGTTAGCCTACAAAATGGGCGCCACACAAATGGGCTTCTTTAGTCGTTGTGAATGGTTAAAAGGCCTCACCGAATTGGAATGTGATTCTGCTGCAAAAATGCAATCTAAATTAGactatttaaaaagtatactCAACGATCCAAATGTCTTCAAAAGCGTATACAGATATGCGTACGATTTTGCCAAG GATTCCGATCAGCGCAGCATGGATATAAATACAGCAAAAGCAATGCTACATTTGCTGCTCGGCAAACATTGGCCACTCTACCCGCATTTCGCGCAATTCCTCGATCAATCAAAGTACAAAGTTATTAACAAGGATCAGTGGTGTAACATACTTGAGTTCTCGCGCACAATCAACAACGATTTGACGAACTACGATATTGATGGAGCAT GGCCTGTTATGTTAGATGAATTTGTGGAATGGTTACGACTGCAACGCACATGCACGAGTACTGCAATAAGCTga